The Solicola gregarius DNA window GTCCGCGGGCACATTGTCTCCGAACCAGTCCAGCGCGGCCTCGCCCAGGACAGGATCGAGGTCGTTCACCTGACCGGTGACGTGAGCGAGATCCCAGGAGTGGACGGTGAACTCATGCGTGTAGGCGTCGAGCACCTCACGGCCCGACATGACCGCCCACGGCATGGTGCAGCTCTTGCCCAGTGCAGCATCGGCCGACCAGACCTGCTCGAAACCGGCCCGCGCCCCGCGGAACTCATCAGCCCACCCACCGGTGATGTCGGTAGCGGGGTCGGTCACCGCGCTCGCATCCTCGCCCCGGCCGGCGGCCGCGAGCTTGCGTAGCACGGCAATGAGATGCGCAACGAGCGTTCCAGCGTCGTAGTCCGCGCAT harbors:
- a CDS encoding TIGR03086 family metal-binding protein, which produces MTETGGSADPRPQLSSALDQTQRQVDALRGDDFGHPTPCADYDAGTLVAHLIAVLRKLAAAGRGEDASAVTDPATDITGGWADEFRGARAGFEQVWSADAALGKSCTMPWAVMSGREVLDAYTHEFTVHSWDLAHVTGQVNDLDPVLGEAALDWFGDNVPADARSDDGQFGPVVDVDAGADVYARLAGYVGRPVQV